The following proteins are encoded in a genomic region of Anabas testudineus chromosome 13, fAnaTes1.2, whole genome shotgun sequence:
- the nf1a gene encoding neurofibromin isoform X5, whose product MAAHKPVEWVQAVITRFDEQLPIKVGHQNTHTKISTEHNKECLINISKYKFSLVISGLTNILKNVNNMRIFGEASEKNLYLSQLIILDTLEKCLAGQSKDCLRLDETMLVKQLLPEICHFIHTYREGHQHAAELRASASAVLFSLSCNNFNAVFSRISTRLQELTVCSEDNVDVHDIELMQYINVDCSKLKRLLQETVLKFRALKKPAQLAVINSLEKAFWNWVENYPDEFTMLYQRPQADMAEAAEKLFDLVDSFAESAKRKAAVWPLQIILLILCPEILHTISKDTVEESKANKKLFLDNLRKALAGQGGSKQLMESAAIACVKLCKASTYINWEDHSTIFLLVQSIVMDLKALLFNPAKSFWRGTGSQNADVELMMDCFVSCFRINPHNNQHFKVCLASSSPSTFHFVLVNSLHRIITNSHLDWWPKIDAVYCYSGELRFMFSDTLNRVVQGASTHAPLRMTPSLTFKGKMSTSLKFKEKATDLDTRSYKCLLLALVKLIHADPKLMLHNPVKQTPEMQSSTAELITGLVQLVPLTNTTQLSQEAMEALLVLHQPETIELWNPDAPIETFWDISSQVLFLICRKLIGQQMVNGTEVLKWLREILICRNKFLLKNKVWYCLSSAATDCFDIESREVAMSQILDSFVPFSFQECATMGGGIPICRQAQTKLEVCLYMFLWSPDTEAVLVAMSCFRHLCEEADIRSAADEVPVQNILPNYATFSELASVSNMMGTGRSTLQKRVMALLRRIEHPTPGNIEAWEDTYAKWDQATKQILNFPKNKADDGQQEWINMTGFLCALGGVCLQQRSTPGPATYSPPMGPMSERKPSMISMGPCEVSNPVASATSCSYSASSETPVSRFLDRLLALLVCGHDRVGLHVRTNVKDLLGLELSPALYPMLFNKLRNSIGKFFDTQGPVPINDTNTQFVEQTIAIMKNLLDNHTEGSSEHLGQASIETMMLNLVRYVRILGNVVHAIQIKTKLCQLVEVMMERRDDLSFCQEMKFRNKMVEYLTDWVMGTSNQAADDDIKCLTRDLDQASMEAVVSLLAGLPLQPEEGDGVELMEAKSQLFLKYFTLFMNLLNDCSEVEDEGQAVGGRKRGMSRRLASLRHCTVLAMSNLLNANVDSGLMHSIGLGYHKDLQTRATFMEVLTKILQQGTEFDTLAETVLADRFERLVELVTMMGDQGELPIAMALANVVPGSQWDELARVLVTLFDSRHLLYQLLWNMFSKEVELADSMQTLFRGNSLASKIMTFCFKVYGAAYLQKLLEPLLKGVITTPDHISFEVDPTRLEQGENLEENQRNLLQITERFFQAIIGSSSEFPPQLRSVCHCLYQATCHSLLNKATVKEKKENKKAFPGNGGILSFLFFSFLSGLFVCTPGDIFSEHFICTEVIFSTS is encoded by the exons CTTCCCATTAAAGTTGGCCACCAGAACACCCACACCAAAATCAGTACAGAGCACAACAAGGAATGTCTGATCAACATCTCCAAGTACAAGTTCTCCCTCGTCATCAGCGGCCTCACTAACATCCtcaaaaatgtcaacaacatg CGGATATTTGGAGAAGCTTCTGAGAAGAACCTCTACCTCTCCCAGCTCATCATCCTGGACACACTGGAGAAGTGCCTGGCGGGG CAATCTAAAGACTGCTTGCGTCTGGATGAGACCATGCTGGTCAAACAACTGCTGCCAGAGATCTGCCATTTCATCCACACATACCGCGAGGGCCACCAGCATGCCGCTGAGCTCCGGGCCTCAGCCTCGGCCGTTCTCTTCTCTCTGAGCTGCAACAACTTCAACGCTGTCTTCAGCCGCATCTCCACCAG GCTTCAGGAGCTGACGGTGTGCTCTGAGGATAATGTAGATGTCCATGACATAGAGCTGATGCAGTACATAAACGTGGACTGCTCCAAACTGAAGAGGCTGCTACAAG aAACTGTACTGAAGTTTAGAGCTCTGAAAAAGCCTGCCCAGCTAGCAGTGATCAACAGTTTAGAGAAG GCTTTTTGGAACTGGGTGGAGAATTACCCAGATGAGTTCACCATGCTCTACCAGCGACCACAGGCAGATATGGCAG aagcagcagagaagctGTTTGACCTGGTGGACAGCTTTGCAGAGAGTGCCAAGAGGAAGGCAGCTGTGTGGCCCCTGCAgatcatcctcctcatcctctgtcCAGAGATCTTACACACCATCTCCAAAGACACTGTGGAAGAGAGCAAGGCCAACAAG AAACTGTTTTTGGACAACTTGCGGAAAGCTTTAGCAGGCCAGGGTGGCAGCAAGCAGCTGATGGAGAGCGCTGCCATTGCCTGCGTCAAACTGTGTAAAGCCTCCACCTACATAAACTGGGAGGATCACTCCACTATATTCCTCCTGGTGCAGTCCATCGTCATGGATCTCaag GCTCTGCTGTTCAACCCAGCCAAATCTTTCTGGAGGGGCACAGGCAGCCAGAATGCCGACGTGGAGCTCATGATGGACTGCTTCGTATCCTGTTTCCGCATCAATCCTCACAACAACCAGCACTTTAAG GTCTGCTTGGCCTCTTCCTCCCCGTCCACCTTTCACTTCGTCCTGGTCAATTCGTTGCACAGAATAATCACTAAC TCTCATTTGGACTGGTGGCCTAAGATCGATGCAGTGTACTGCTACTCTGGGGAGCTTCGCTTTATGTTCTCTGACACCCTCAACCGGGTGGTCCAAGGTGCCAGCACCCACGCTCCACTAAGAATGACACCG AGTCTGACATTCAAAGGGAAGATGAGCACCAGCCTTAAGTTTAAAGAGAAAGCCACAGACCTGGACACTCGAAGTTACAAGTGCCTCCTTCTTGCTCTAGTCAAACTCATCCACGCCGACCCCAAACTCATGTTGCAT AACCCAGTAAAGCAAACACCAGAGatgcagagcagcacagcagagctCATCACTGGTTTGGTGCAGCTAGTCCCTCTAACGAACACCACCCAGCTCTCACAAGAAGCCATGGAG GCTCTGTTAGTTCTGCACCAGCCAGAGACCATAGAGCTGTGGAATCCTGATGCTCCTATAGAGACATTTTGGGACATCAG TTCGCAGGTGCTCTTCCTTATCTGCCGCAAGCTGATTGGCCAGCAGATGGTTAATGGGACAGAGGTTCTTAAATGGCTGAGGGAAATCCTTATTTGCAGGAACAAATTTCTGCTCAAGAACAAGGTGTGGTACTGTTTATCATCTGCAGCAACAGACTGTTTTGATATAGAAAGTCGTGAAGTCGCAATGAGTCAGATTTTAGATAGTTTTGTCCCTTTCTCCTTTCAGGAGTGTGCTACTATGGGTGGCGGGATCCCCATCTGCCGACAGGCGCAGACCAAGCTCGAGGTGTGTCTGTACATGTTCCTGTGGAGTCCGGACACAGAGGCGGTGCTTGTGGCTATGTCATGTTTCCGCCACCTGTGCGAAGAGGCAGACATCCGCAGCGCTGCTGACGAGGTCCCAGTCCAGAACATCCTGCCCAACTACGCCACCTTCAGCGAACTAGCCTCTGTCAGCAACATGATGGGGACAG GGCGATCCACCTTACAGAAGAGGGTGATGGCTTTGTTAAGGAGGATAGAGCACCCTACACCTGGAAACATTGAG GCTTGGGAGGACACGTATGCTAAATGGGATCAGGCCACAAAACAGATTCTCAACTTCCCCAAAAACAAGGCTGATGACGGGCAG CAGGAGTGGATCAACATGACGGGCTTCCTGTGTGCTCTGGGTGGTGTGTGTCTCCAGCAGCGCAGCACCCCTGGTCCAGCCACCTACAGCCCGCCCATGGGCCCCATGAGCGAGCGCAAACCCTCCATGATTTCCATGGGCCCCTGTGAGGTGTCCAACCCTGTGGCCTCAGCCACCTCCTGCTCCTACTCGGCCTCCAGTGAGACGCCAGTCAGCCGCTTCCTGGACCGGCTGCTGGCACTGCTGGTTTGTGGCCATGACCGAGTGGGCCTCCACGTCCGTACCAACGTTAAAGACCTCCTGGGACTGGAGCTCAGCCCCGCACTCTACCCCATGTTGTTCAACAAGCTGAGGAACAGCATCGGCAAATTCTTTGACACACAGGGACCG GTTCCCATCAATGACACTAACACTCAGTTTGTGGAGCAGACCATAGCCATCATGAAGAACCTGTTGGATAACCACACAGAGGGCAGCTCTGAACACCTGGGACAGGCCAGCATTGAGACCATGATGCTCAACCTGGTCAG GTATGTGCGTATCCTGGGCAATGTGGTCCATGCAATCCAGATCAAAACCAAGCTGTGCCAGCTGGTGGAGgtgatgatggagagaagggATGACCTCTCATTCTGCCAGGAGATGAAGTTCAG GAACAAGATGGTGGAGTACCTGACAGACTGGGTGATGGGAACATCCAACCAAGCTGCAGATGATGACATCAAGTGCTTGACAAG AGACCTGGACCAAGCCAGTATGGAGGCAGTAGTGTCTCTGTTAGCTGGTCTTCCTCTGCAACCAGAAGAGGGGGATGGAGTAGAACTGATGGAGGCTAAATCTCAGCTTTTCCTCAA GTACTTCACGCTCTTCATGAACCTGCTGAATGACTGCAGCGAGGTGGAAGATGAGGGCCAGGCAGTGGGGGGACGAAAGAGAGGAATGTCCCGCCGCTTGGCTTCCCTCCGCCACTGCACCGTCCTCGCAATGTCCAACCTGCTCAACGCTAATGTCGACAGCGGCCTAATGCACTCCATTG gtCTGGGCTACCACAAGGATCTGCAGACCCGAGCCACATTCATGGAAGTCCTAACCAAGATCCTGCAGCAGGGAACAGAGTTTGACACACTGGCGGAGACGGTGCTGGCTGACCGCTTTGAGAGGCTGGTGGAGCTGGTCACCATGATGGGAGACCAGGGGGAGCTGCCCATTGCTATGGCACTGGCTAATGTGGTTCCAGGGTCTCAGTGG GATGAGCTAGCCCGAGTCCTGGTGACGCTGTTTGACTCCCGGCACCTCCTCTACCAGCTGCTGTGGAACATGTTCTCTAAAGAGGTGGAGCTGGCTGACTCCATGCAGACTCTCTTCAGAGGAAACAGCCTGGCCAGCAAAATAATGACCTTCTGTTTCAAG GTATATGGGGCAGCCTACCTGCAGAAGCTACTGGAGCCTTTATTAAAAGGTGTTATCACCACCCCTGATCACATCAGCTTTGAAGTAGACCCCACCAG GCTGGAACAAGGCGAGAACCTGGAGGAGAACCAGAGGAACTTGCTGCAGATCACGGAGCGGTTCTTCCAGGCCATCATCGGTTCATCCAGCGAGTTCCCCCCACAGCTCCGCAGTGTTTGCCACTGTCTCTATCAG